A single window of Botrytis cinerea B05.10 chromosome 3, complete sequence DNA harbors:
- the Bcmrps9 gene encoding Bcmrps9, protein MKTSWLPASLREGLRCASSTQPAIPRSLLRNRIPLSSPSKSFTTTTQLRDSIAAPEINFPDEGGRGENASEEPPKFFARLVPYSPSYFTAQPSYTDNLLQLQNLLLKHSKLPVVQPGEAPRVAWRSLMEYRDQTGEGVRSSKYHKIVETLHRLNHIHPSVMPPDVKEAIDRYKRDVNPHENVAKPIPIDKYGRALGVGRRKSSTARAYLVEGTGEVLINGKTLADAFGRHHDRESAIWALKATDRIDKYNLWALVSGGGTTGQAEALTLAVGKALLSHEPALKPALRRAGCVTRDPRKVERKKPGHVKARKMPAWVKR, encoded by the exons ATGAAGACATCATGGCTTCCTGCGAGCCTAAGGGAAGGTCTTAGATGTGCCTCTTCCACCCAACCAGCCATTCCCAGATCCCTACTCCGAAACCGAATCCCTCTTTCCTCACCCTCGAAATCCTTCACAACCACTACACAACTTCGAGACAGCATTGCGGCCCCTGAAATAAACTTTCCAGATgagggaggaagaggggaaaaTGCATCGGAAGAACCACCGAAATTCTTCGCGCGTCTAGTTCCATACTCGCCATCATATTTCACGGCTCAACCTTCATATACCGacaatcttctccaattgCAAAACCTCCTACTCAAACACTCGAAACTTCCTGTTGTACAACCAGGAGAGGCGCCGCGTGTGGCATGGAGGTCTCTTATGGAATATAGAGATCAGACTGGAGAGGGAGTACGGTCATCAAAATATCACAAGATTGTGGAGACACTACATCGACTaaatcacatccatccatcagtGATGCCCCCCGATGTGAAGGAGGCTATCGACAGGTACAAACGAGATGTAAACCCGCACGAGAATGTCGCAAAACCTATACCCATTGATAAATATGGACGGGCATTAGGAGTGGGAAGGAGGAAATCGTCCACGGCGAGAGCTTACTTGGTAGAGGGTACGGGGGAGGTTCTTATTAATGGAAAAACACTCGCGGATGCTTTTGGCAGACATCATGACAGAGAAAGTGCTATTTGGGCTTTGAAGGCTACCGATCGGATTGATAAGTACAATCTTTGGGCCCTGGTTAGTGGAGGTGGAACTACAGGGCAAGCAGAAGCTTTGACGTTGGCAGTGGGGAAGGCTTTACTTTCACACGAACCGGCTTTGAAGCCTGCGTTACGAAGAG CCGGATGTGTGACTCGTGATCCAAGAAAagtggagagaaagaagccAGGTCATGTCAAGGCCAGAAAGATGCCTGCCTGGGTCAAGAGATAG
- the Bccnb1 gene encoding Bccnb1, whose translation MGNTSSAVLENIVQGSNFDRDEVDRLRKRFMKLDKDNSGTIEREEFLSLPQISSNPLATRMIAIFDEDGGGDVDFQEFVSGLSAFSSKGNKEQKLRFAFKVYDIDRDGYISNGELFIVLKMMVGSNLKDQQLQQIVDKTIMEADLDRDGKISFEEFTKMVENTDVSMSMTLDQF comes from the exons ATGGGAAACACAAGTAGTGCAGTATTGGAGAATATTGTACAAGGGTCAAACT TTGATCGAGATGAGGTTGATAGATTAAGAAAACGTTTTATGAAGTTGGATAAG GACAATTCCGGTACTATTGAACGTGAAGAGTTCCTCAGTCTTCCGCAAATATCGTCGAATCCTCTAGCTACCAG AATGATTGCCATATtcgatgaagatggaggtggagatgtTGATTTCCAAGAGTTCGTCAGTGGACTCAGCGCATTCAGCAGTAAGGGAAATAAGGAACAAAAGCTTCGTTTTGCATTCAAGGTTTATGACATCGATCGTGATGGATACATAAGCAATGGAGAATTATTCATcgttttgaagatgatggtaGGAAGTAATTTGAAGGATCAACAGTTGCAACAGATTGTTGATAAAACAATTATGGAGGCAGATTTGGATAGGGATGGAAAGATTAGTTTCGAGGAATTTACAAAGATGGTGGAGAATACGGATGTTTCTATGAGTATGACTTTAG ATCAATTTTGA
- the Bcepl1 gene encoding Bcepl1, translating to MRTQPAGRVVRQKKLNRSTHQQILREDQIESAEYDSLQGQYKVETGVEKAEENEYHLQAALAGHTSGDKDVPQEIPAPPAEEGTDIDYESLYSRKFDKPATYIRFSQTVEECTGCQYNMTTEDEIFLKDYNKRKTLSNQQLSEDNFEKLMEIFEETAENKTPWASIDKTLVSFETMKEVIKERGEEKIFGHLKELYEYWKSRRHACDNHGIQPSLKFETHQDQDEGDPYVCFRRREVRATRKTRARDMQITDKVRRLRKEMEEARDLIKMATERETYKKKLLQCERSVFESRSEIKSLKIKLGIKSDPDDELLINQKPQKRKAMDFQNVQRQPAPLRIPPRPDGRGIEMDMVQLSHVLAQKENMLQRELEEKSAQHIKWNENFIDCTREPLLPVEGQSSNTGFRPATAQYSQYLLTPPSSVTSESFDQASPVSQEKPDAVTVRYSTPPEEDDRRSQPAYRRRIGRGGRLWIDRRGMSTAVNKSMERKPDRWKYDEDEDEDDGQPVYEVDPYDTNPLRFRSTIPLSGHLYPDAHRRSMFQHQSQSNRTGTGGSPGNNRAIGPPNQHSN from the exons atgAGGACACAACCGGCTGGCAGGGTGGTGCGCCAAAAGAAGCTCAACAGATCCACCCATCAACAAATTCTACGAGAAGACCAAATAGAATCTGCCGAATATGATTCATTACAAGGTCAATATAAAGTCGAGACTGGTGTCGAAAAAGCTGAAGAAAAT GAATACCATCTTCAAGCTGCTCTGGCAGGACACACTTCGGGTGATAAGGATGTACCACAAGAGATTCCAGCTCCTCCTGCAGAAGAAGGTACCGACATTGACTATGAATCATTATACTCAAGGAAATTTGACAAACCTGCTACTTATATCCGATTTTCACAGACCGTGGAAGAATGTACTGGTTGTCAATATAACATGACTACCGAAGATGAAATTTTTCTGAAAGATTATAACAAGAGGAAAACTCTTTCGAATCAACAGCTCTCAGAAGATAACTTTGAAAAACTCATGGAAATCTTCGAAGAAACTGCTGAAAATAAAACCCCATGGGCTTCAATAGACAAAACCTTGGTGAGTTTTGAGACCATGAAAGAAGTCATCAAAGAAcgaggagaggagaagatatTTGGTCATCTTAAGGaattatatgaatattgGAAGTCCCGACGGCATGCCTGTGATAATCATGGCATTCAGCCTAGTCTGAAGTTTGAAACTCACCAAGATCAAGACGAAGGCGATCCGTATGTTTGTTTCCGGCGCCGTGAAGTCAGAGCTACCAGGAAAACCAGAGCAAGAGACATGCAAATCACAGATAAAGTTAGAAGACTGagaaaggaaatggaagaagccAGGGACCTGATTAAAATGGCGACTGAACGCGAAACTTATAAGAAAAAACTCTTGCAATGCGAACGTTCCGTATTCGAATCTCGTAGTGAAATCAAGAGCCTCAAGATCAAGCTGGGTATCAAGAGTGATCCTGATGACGAACttctcatcaatcaaaag CCACAGAAGAGAAAGGCCATGGACTTCCAAAATGTGCAACGCCAGCCAGCTCCACTTCGTATTCCACCTCGCCCTGATGGCCGCGGAATTGAAATGGACATGGTACAGTTAAGTCATGTGCTGGCCCAAAAGGAGAATATGCTGCAAAGAGAGCTCGAGGAGAAATCCGCACAGCATATCAAGTGGAATGAGAACTTCATCGACTGCACAAGGGAACCACTCTTACCAGTTGAGGGACAAAGCTCGAATACAGGCTTTCGCCCAGCAACGGCTCAATACAGTCAGTATTTACTGACGCCACCATCATCTGTGACTTCCGAATCGTTTGATCAAGCATCTCCAGTGAGCCAAGAAAAACCGGACGCGGTAACCGTGCGGTATAGTACACCTCCAGAAGAAGACGATCGTCGTTCGCAACCAGCATATCGGAGACGAATTGGCCGAGGTGGCCGGCTGTGGATAGACCGGAGAGGAATGTCTACAGCTGTCAATAAAAGCATGGAGAGGAAACCTGATCGTTGGAAATatgacgaggatgaggatgaggatgatgggCAGCCTGTATACGAGGTTGACCCGTATGATACCAACCCTTTACGTTTTAGATCCACAATACCTCTCTCTGGTCATTTGTATCCGGATGCACATCGGCGAAGCATGTTCCAACATCAATCGCAATCGAACAGGACTGGTACTGGAGGTAGTCCTGGTAACAACCGAGCAATCGGGCCTCCAAATCAACATAGTAATTag
- the Bcrkm4 gene encoding Bcrkm4, with the protein MDVDDFEARTATFSAWLQEMGIRTNPKMALVDLRQEGRGRGVVAIEDIDDDEIIFSIPRSAVLNAQNAKPLAISKRLAEKMPSWLALTSILMAEGQVDDSKWAPYLAILPEQLNSLVFWSDSELAELQASAVVKKIGKQGAEDMFKTYITPQGLQHSSTEMCHKVASVIMAYAFDIPDPSEGPTSGGKGEEAADDLVSDDGEDEKTILSMIPLADMLNADADRNNARLICDNEDLEMRAIKPIAKGEEIFNDYGQLPRSDLLRRYGYVTDGYSAYDVAEISAELIVSLFRNGKVHPSLPKLTQDKLKVRLDLAEREGVYDESFDLVHSSPDEPSIPDELLAFLYLLLVDESHLKAILDSESSLPSRSKLTTELAGQVLAILLQARENEYSTTVEEDEDLLKNADLPIRTAMAIQVRSGEKKVLRAAIREAATFSGGNHRMRLAPSKEGTMKNAKRKGEDMEQPKKKGRSG; encoded by the exons ATGGACGTCGACGATTTTGAGGCTAGAACAGCAACTTTCTCAGCATGGCTCCAAGAAATGGGTATCCGGACTAACCCAAAGATGGCCTTGGTGGACCTCCGTCAAGAGGGCCGAGGGCGAGGTGTCG TGGCCATAGAAGACATTGATGATGACGAGATTATCTTCAGCATCCCACGCAGTGCCGTGCTAAATGCTCAGAATGCGAAGCCCCTTGCGATCTCGAAACGACTTGCAGAGAAGATGCCGAGCTGGCTG GCACTCACCTCGATACTTATGGCGGAAGGACAAGTAGATGATTCTAAGTGGGCCCCATACCTCGCGATACTACCAGAGCAATTGAATAGCTTGGTTTTCTGGTCTGATAGCGAGCTCGCAGAATTGCAAGCGAGTGCAGTAGtgaagaaaattggaaaacaGGGTGCTGAAGACATGTTCAAAACTTACATAACTCCGCAAGGCTTACAGCACTCTAGCACGGAGATGTGTCACAAAGTAGCTTCTGTCATTATGGCGTATGCATTCGACATACCAGATCCCTCCGAAGGTCCAACCTCTGGTggcaaaggagaagaagcgGCGGATGACTTAGTTTCCGATGATGGGGAAGATGAAAAAACCATATTATCTATGATCCCGTTGGCCGATATGCTCAATGCAGATGCAGACAGGAACAATGCCCGCTTGATCTGCGATAACGAGGATCTAGAGATGCGAGCAATCAAACCCATTGCGAAGGGAGAAGAAATATTCAATGA TTATGGCCAGCTTCCCAGGTCTGATCTTCTAAGGAGATACGGTTATGTCACAGACGGATACTCCGCATACGATGTTGCTGAGATCTCAGCTGAACTCATCGTTTCCTTGTTCCGGAACGGCAAGGTTCATCCATCGTTGCCAAAGCTCACTCAAGACAAGTTGAAAGTTCGTCTTGATTTGGCCGAACGAGAAGGCGTCTATGACGAGTCGTTTGATCTTGTTCACTCTAGTCCAGATGAGCCAAGTATACCAGATGAGCTTCTAGCATTTCTGTATCTCTTGCTTGTCGACGAAAGTCATCTCAAAGCTATTTTGGATTCAGAGAGCAGTCTACCAAGCCGTTCTAAACTTACCACGGAGCTCGCAGGTCAGGTTCTAGCAATTTTGTTGCAAGCGAGAGAAAACGAGTATTCGACTACTGTTGAAGAGGACGAAGATCTTCTCAAGAACGCGGATCTCCCAATTCGAACCGCTATGGCAATTCAAGTACGCtctggagagaagaaagtgtTACGAGCAGCTATTCGAGAAGCAGCTACATTTTCAGGTGGCAACCATCGTATGAGGCTTGCGCCTTCGAAGGAGGGAACAATGAAAAATGCGAAGAGAAAGGGGGAGGATATGGAACagccaaagaaaaagggacGTTCTGGGTAG
- the Bckae1 gene encoding Bckae1 translates to MIAIGLEGSANKLGVGIISHPSKGKPAEILSNIRHTFVSPPGEGFLPKDTAKHHRSWVVKLVKQAMAQAGVKVSDIDCICYTKGPGMGAPLQSVAIAARMLSLLWGKELVGVNHCVGHIEMGREITGAQNPVVLYVSGGNTQVIAYAEQRYRIFGEALDIAVGNCLDRFARTLEISNDPAPGYNIEQLAKKGKVLLDLPYAVKGMDCSFSGILASIDILAAELKANPEQKDPITGEVITTADLCFSLQETVYAMLVEITERAMAHVGSNQVLIVGGVGCNERLQEMMGLMARDRGGSVFATDERFCIDNGIMIAQAGLLAYETGFRTPLEESTCTQRFRTDQVFVKWRD, encoded by the coding sequence ATGATTGCTATAGGGCTTGAAGGTAGTGCTAACAAATTGGGTGTTGGTATTATATCACATCCTTCCAAAGGCAAACCAGCAGAAATTCTTTCCAATATTCGACACACCTTTGTCTCGCCTCCAGGAGAAGGTTTCCTACCAAAAGATACTGCGAAGCATCATCGATCATGGGTCGTGAAACTTGTGAAGCAAGCTATGGCGCAAGCCGGAGTAAAAGTATCTGATATCGACTGCATATGTTACACAAAAGGTCCTGGCATGGGGGCACCTCTCCAGAGCGTGGCGATCGCAGCTCGAATGCTTTCTCTGTTATGGGGTAAAGAGCTGGTAGGGGTGAACCATTGTGTCGGGCATATAGAAATGGGTCGAGAGATTACTGGGGCACAAAATCCGGTCGTTCTATACGTTAGCGGAGGAAATACCCAAGTGATTGCATATGCAGAGCAACGATATCGAATTTTTGGAGAAGCGTTAGATATTGCAGTTGGTAACTGTTTGGATCGTTTCGCAAGGACCCTGGAAATCAGCAACGACCCCGCACCGGGATACAATATTGAACAACTAGCAAAGAAGGGAAAGGTGTTGCTAGATTTGCCATATGCGGTGAAAGGAATGGACTGTTCATTCTCTGGAATCTTGGCAAGCATCGATATACTCGCGGCGGAACTTAAGGCGAACCCAGAGCAAAAAGACCCGATCACTGGAGAAGTTATTACCACTGCAGATTTGTGTTTCAGCCTGCAGGAAACTGTGTATGCGATGCTGGTGGAGATCACAGAACGAGCTATGGCTCATGTAGGGAGCAACCAAGTCCTCATAGTGGGAGGCGTGGGTTGTAATGAGAGGCTACAAGAAATGATGGGTTTGATGGCAAGAGATAGGGGAGGAAGCGTTTTCGCAACCGACGAACGTTTCTGCATCGATAATGGTATAATGATAGCACAGGCTGGACTTTTGGCGTACGAAACAGGCTTCAGGACTCCATTGGAAGAGAGCACATGTACTCAGAGGTTCAGAACGGATCAGGTCTTCGTCAAATGGAgagattga
- the Bcfap7 gene encoding Bcfap7 gives MRTQPNIIITGTPGVGKTTHCEQLAESTGLKHLSVNDVVKEKGCHEGWDDELKTWIVDEDKLLDEIEEDVKQGGYIIDWHACELFPKSWIDLVVVLRVDSTLLYDRLKARNYPEAKLQENLDAEIMEVLLDEARESYDEEIVVELRSDTSDEVESNVERVEAWVKQWKKDHAEDEQ, from the exons ATGCGCACACAGCCAAATATCATAATAACAGGCACGCCTGGTGTAGGGAAAACTACTCATTGCGAACAATTGGCTGAGAGTACCGGATTGAAACATTTGAGTGTCAATGACGTGGTTAAAGAGAAGGGGTGTCATGAGGGCTGGGATGATGAATTAAAGACTTGGATTGTGGATGAGGATAAG TTATTGGATGAAATAGAAGAAGACGTTAAGCAAGGCGGATATATCATCGATTGGCATGCTTGCGAATTATTTCCCAAGAGTTGGATTGATTTGGTGGTTGTGTTGAGGGTGGATTCGACGCTGTTGTATGATCGACTGAAGGCGAG AAATTATCCAGAAGCCAAACTACAAGAAAATTTAGATGCAGAAATTATGGAGGTTCTACTTGATGAAGCGAGAGAGAGTTATGATGAGGAGATTGTGGTGGAGCTACGGAGTGATACAAGTGACGAGGTGGAAAGTAATGTGGAGAGGGTTGAGGCATGGGTCAAACAATGGAAGAAGGATCACGCGGAGGACGAGCAGTGA
- the Bcham1 gene encoding Bcham1, whose protein sequence is MAPPKTLNFITGNKNKLIEVKAILGDTIDLQSQSLDLVEIQGTIEEISSDKCRRAAEIIQGPVLVEDTCLCFNALKELPGPYIKWFMDALGHDGLNNMLAGFPDKSAQAVCTFAYSEGPGHEPIIFQGRTDGKIVPARGPTAFGWDPIFEYEGQTYAEMEKVEKNKISHRFRALEKLKTWLQEEA, encoded by the exons ATGGCTCCCCCCAAAACCCTCAATTTCATCACCGGCAACAAAAACAAGCTTATCGAGGTGAAAGCTATTTTGGGCGATACCATTGATCTTCAAAGTCAATCTCTCGATCTCGTTGAGATTCAAGGGACTATTGAGGAAATCTCCAGTGACAAATGTCGAAGAGCTGCTGAAATT aTTCAAGGTCCAGTGCTTGTTGAGGATACATGTTTATGCTTCAATGCATTGAAGGAATTGCCTGGTCCATATAT TAAATGGTTTATGGATGCATTAGGTCATGATGGACTCAATAATATGCTTGCTGGCTTTCCAGATAAATCTGCACAAGCAGTGTGTACATTTGCCTATTCTGAAGGCCCAGGTCATGAACCTATTATCTTTCAAGGAAGAACGGAC GGCAAGATCGTACCTGCAAGAGGTCCAACTGCATTTG GCTGGGATCCTATTTTCGAGTATGAAGGTCAAAC ATACGCCGAGATGGAGAAAGTTGAGAAGAACAAAATCTCTCACCGTTTCCGAGCACTCGAAAAGTTGAAGACATGGCTGCAAGAGGAAGCATAG